The Candidatus Methylomirabilis sp. genome includes a window with the following:
- a CDS encoding tripartite tricarboxylate transporter substrate binding protein, with the protein MMTRLPATLLALVLALPLAAGAQEPFPTRPITLVAPFPPGGVADLTARPVAAAMEKVLKSPVAVVNKTGAAGAVGMSYVANSKPDGYTLLLSLSSISIIPEADKLFNRKPAYTMDQLTPIALISADPTILVVHADRPWKSVKELVEDAKRRPGEISFSSSGVYGTLHMATEMFSHAAGVTLRHVPYAGAGPALTAILGGHVDALASGPAVILPHIKAGKLRPLAGWGAKRVAALPDVPTFKELGYDIEFYIWAGVFAPTGTPGPVVNKLREAVGQAVQVPEFQAAMAKLETPVAYLDAPEFQKFWDKDAKMLADAIKRVGKIEEKK; encoded by the coding sequence ATGATGACCCGTCTGCCGGCGACCCTGCTCGCATTGGTCCTCGCGCTGCCGCTCGCGGCCGGGGCCCAGGAGCCGTTCCCGACCCGCCCGATCACGCTGGTCGCGCCGTTCCCCCCGGGAGGCGTGGCCGACCTCACGGCCCGCCCCGTGGCGGCCGCCATGGAGAAGGTCCTGAAGAGTCCCGTGGCCGTGGTGAACAAGACCGGCGCGGCGGGCGCGGTCGGGATGTCCTACGTGGCCAACAGCAAGCCCGACGGCTACACGCTCCTCCTCTCCCTCTCCAGCATCTCCATCATCCCGGAGGCCGACAAGCTCTTCAACCGCAAGCCGGCCTACACCATGGACCAGCTCACCCCCATCGCGCTCATTTCGGCCGATCCCACGATTCTCGTCGTCCACGCCGACCGCCCCTGGAAGAGCGTGAAAGAGCTCGTGGAGGACGCGAAGCGGCGCCCCGGGGAGATCTCCTTCTCCTCCTCGGGCGTGTACGGGACCCTGCACATGGCCACGGAGATGTTCTCGCACGCCGCCGGGGTCACGCTCCGGCACGTCCCCTACGCCGGCGCAGGCCCCGCCCTGACCGCGATCCTCGGGGGACACGTGGACGCCCTCGCCTCCGGCCCCGCCGTGATCCTCCCCCACATCAAGGCCGGCAAGCTCCGGCCGCTCGCCGGGTGGGGGGCCAAGCGGGTCGCCGCCCTCCCCGACGTGCCGACCTTTAAGGAGCTGGGCTACGACATCGAGTTCTACATCTGGGCGGGGGTCTTCGCCCCGACGGGCACGCCGGGGCCGGTCGTCAACAAGCTGCGCGAAGCGGTAGGCCAGGCGGTGCAGGTGCCAGAGTTCCAGGCCGCGATGGCCAAGCTCGAGACCCCGGTGGCCTACCTGGACGCGCCGGAATTCCAGAAGTTCTGGGACAAGGATGCGAAGATGCTCGCCGACGCGATCAAGCGGGTGGGAAAGATCGAGGAGAAGAAGTGA